From one Phocoena sinus isolate mPhoSin1 chromosome 6, mPhoSin1.pri, whole genome shotgun sequence genomic stretch:
- the C6H9orf78 gene encoding telomere length and silencing protein 1 homolog: MPVTGKTFRRRRADSESEEDEQDSEEVRLKLEETREVQNLRKRPNGVSAVALLVGEKVQEETTLVDDPFQMKTGGMVDMKKLKERGKDKISEEEDLHLGTSFSAETNRRDEDADMMKYIETELKKRKGIVEHEEQKVKPKNAEDCLYELPENIRVSSAKKTEEMLSNQMLSGIPEVDLGIDAKIKNIISTEDAKARLLAEQQNKKKDSETSFVPTNMAVNYVQHNRFYHEELNAPIRRNKEEPKARPLRVGDTEKPEPERSPPNRKRPANEKATDDYHYEKFKKMNRRY, translated from the exons ATGCCGGTCACCGGGAAGACTTTCCGCCGGCGCCGGGCCGACTCGGAGTCGGAGGAAGATGAGCAGGACTCAGAGGAAGTTCG attaaaactGGAAGAGACCCGAGAGGTGCAGAACTTGAGGAAGAGGCCCAACGGGGTGAG TGCTGTAGCCCTGCTGGTGGGAGAGAAGGTACAAGAAGAGACCACTCTAGTG GATGATCCCTTTCAGATGAAGACAGGTGGGATGGTGGACATGAAGAAACTAAAGGAAAGGGGCAAAGATAA GATCAGTGAAGAGGAAGACCTCCATCTGGGGACGTCATTTTCTGCAGAAACCAACCGAAGGGACGAGGATGCTGACAT GATGAAGTACATTGAGACGGAGCTGAAGAAGCGGAAAGGGATCGTGGAACACGAGGAACAGAAAGTTAAGCCAAAGAATGCAGAGGACTGCCTTTACGAACTGCCGGAAAACATCCGGGTTTCCTCAGCAAAGAAGACTGAGGAGATGCTGTCCAACCAGATGCTGAGCGGCATCCCGGAGGTGGACCTCGGCATCGA tgctaaaataaaaaatatcatttccaCGGAGGATGCCAAGGCCCGTCTGCTGGCAGAGCAGCAGAACAAGAAGAAGGACAGTGAGACATCCTTTGTGCCCACCAACATGGCTGTGAATTACGTACAGCACAACCGAT TTTATCACGAGGAGCTCAATGCTCCCATACGGAGAAACAAAGAAGAGCCCAAAGCCCGACCGTTGAGAGTGGGTGACACAGAGAAGCCGGAGCCTGAGC gGTCCCCTCCCAACCGCAAGCGTCCTGCCAACGAGAAGGCCACAGATGACTACCACTACGAGAAGTTCAAGAAGATGAACAGGCGGTACTGA